Below is a genomic region from Telmatobacter sp. DSM 110680.
TGCCCAGTCCCGCAAATACTGGAACGTGAGCACAGCCTCGTACTTATTTAGACCAAGCCGAGGATGAAAGCCAAGGAAAGGCTTCATCTGCAGACAGCAGTGAATCACCCCGCGTACATGACGTGCGTAGGTCGGTATCTTACTCCGCTCCTCCTGCCAGAGAACTGCCACGACATCGTTGCCGTATTCAGGTAGCTCATAAGGGTTCTTGGTGAAATAGAAGCGCAGCGCTGTCGCCGGCATCTCACGTTGCACATGCGAAAGAACACTCAGCGGGTATCTCCACTCGGGCACCAAGCGATCATCCCAGACTGCGCCATTTGGAAATTCGACCGGCGGCCCTTCTGCGGACGATCGCCACGAAAAATACCTGTGCACTGATGAAACGGCCGAGGCCGCAGAGTGGGGCTGATTCATCTTTTTCCGATCATAACTGCGGCTGATGTTCGGCCAATTTCGCTCAGATGGGTGTTTACCAGACTCAGTTGGCCATAACCTTCAGGCCATGCCTGCATGCGAGCGGCCAGAGACGCATCACCCATTAATCAGCAGAGCATCAACGAATCTGGATTGGCTCTGTGAAGAAATCCAACCCGAGATCATCTCTACATCCATTCCACGCAAAGTAAACTCTGTAGCCAGCAATACAATTAACAGCCGGGAGATTCTGATATCGGTCACACTTACCCCGTGGCCTGGGAGAATGTCTACTCTGTTGCATCCATCGTATGGCTCGAATTTCTAGGAGAATGCGCTCGTTGCGCTTCGGTAACAGCGGGTTGACGGTTTCCTGCGAAGCAGATCGTATCTCGCTGCGTGAAGGCGTTCATCAGTCGAAACTGATTTCTGGAGTTTGCGGTTTGCATTTCGAATAACTCTCCTGGTGCACCTACTCTGGATCACGTTCTCCGTAATAGTCGTAGTATTTGCCATCGTAGTAGTCTGCGTATTCTGGAGCCGAAAAGTTCACTGCGTTTACTGCAATACCAAGCAAGTGCGCACCCGTACGTTCCAGCAAGTCGATCGAGCGCCGCACCACTTCCTTTTGCGCGGCACCGTAGCGGATGATAAGGATAGTTGCATCCGCGAGACGAGCCAGTATGGAAGCGTCGGTAACAACGAGCACGGGCGGAGTATCGATAACAACAAAATCGTAATCGGCTCTCGCTTGTCCAAGCACATCTTCCATTTGTTTAGAACTGAGCAGTTCCGAGGGTAGGGGCGGTACCGGTCCGGAGGGCAGAAGATGAACGTTCGGAAGATCCGCCCACTCCACGATTGCTTCGTGCAAAGTCGCTTTTCCGGCCAGCACTGACGAAAGCCCCAATCCTTTTCCGATCCTGAACCGCAGATGGAGGGCGGGACGACGAAGATCTGCATCGATCAGCAGGACCTTGGAGCCATTTAGACCAAACGTAATTGCTAACAAGGAGGCGACCGAGCTTTTTCCTTCAGCCGCTCGCGTGCTGGCAATCATGATTACCTTGGGAGGAGCTCCAGGGCTGGAAAGAAGAATTGAGGTGCGCATGCCGCGCACCGCCTCTCCGATCCGAGACCAAACAGAGCTACCCCCTTTCATAGCGTGGTCCTTGAATTCGGCTGGCAATAGCTGTTCCGACCCCACATCGGGAATTGCAGCCAGTACGGGGAGTTGAAGACCCTGCTCGATTTCGGACATGGTCTTGAGGTTGGTATCCATGGCCTCAAACAGTAACGCCAGCGCCAAACCGATGATGAATCCTAATCCTGCGCCCATTGCCATGTTGAATCTTGTGCGCGGGCGACTCGGCCCCGGAGGCGTGTCAGCACTGTCCAGTGTGTGAATCGACGTCGATCGTAGACCGGACAGGATAGTGGCTTCCTGTAACTTCTGCTGCAACCCGTCATAAAGGAGCCTATTGGTCTCGTAGTCTTGCCGAGCCAGTTCATACTCGGCCGATTTTGCGCCTTTGCCGTAGGCGTCTTCCTCCTGCTTGTTCAGCGCCTCTTGGAGTTTGGATTCGTTGTTCTGCGCTGCTTCGAATTCTTTTTGGGAGCGCGCGATCTGTGCTCTTTCTTCGTGTTCGATTTCTCGCCGCAATTCGGCCATTTGCGCTTTAAGCGTCTTCACGCGCGGATAAGATGGACCGTAGGTCTGAGTGAGGGAAGTGATTTCGTCATTTAACTGTTGGAGTTTCTGCTTCGCCGCAGATAGAGCTGGATCGGTGCTGCCCAGTGCGGCATCGATTACGTCCGGCGAAGAGCTTCCGATCTGCTGGAGTTCCGATTCCTTCAATAGTCGATTGACTTGAGCATCTGCATATTGCTTATTGAGCTCTTCTAGGTTGGCTACGACGATGCTGTGGGACGGATCAATTCCATAGACGCCGATGTCTTTTTGGAGTTGAAGGATGCGAGCTTGACTCCGCTCCAAATTTGCTCTCAATCCATTGAGCTTTTGATCCAGCCATGATGAGAT
It encodes:
- a CDS encoding polysaccharide biosynthesis tyrosine autokinase; this encodes MLNNQWSDQGPANTAFEMGNGSPMDLLEDNQHLPRILQFLKKRAWIVGVSILIGILIGVVVNHFSVRLYTALATIEVDSQDASSQFRLQQAIGSDVDTSERLDTEIEILRSRSLALETIKSLHLESNPDFIKLPNGLPLDLSKPEVRDVAISVFRGATDISRRGHTDLIQVRATSGNPQLASLIANALIDRYIERSFRENYTATAKISSWLDQKLNGLRANLERSQARILQLQKDIGVYGIDPSHSIVVANLEELNKQYADAQVNRLLKESELQQIGSSSPDVIDAALGSTDPALSAAKQKLQQLNDEITSLTQTYGPSYPRVKTLKAQMAELRREIEHEERAQIARSQKEFEAAQNNESKLQEALNKQEEDAYGKGAKSAEYELARQDYETNRLLYDGLQQKLQEATILSGLRSTSIHTLDSADTPPGPSRPRTRFNMAMGAGLGFIIGLALALLFEAMDTNLKTMSEIEQGLQLPVLAAIPDVGSEQLLPAEFKDHAMKGGSSVWSRIGEAVRGMRTSILLSSPGAPPKVIMIASTRAAEGKSSVASLLAITFGLNGSKVLLIDADLRRPALHLRFRIGKGLGLSSVLAGKATLHEAIVEWADLPNVHLLPSGPVPPLPSELLSSKQMEDVLGQARADYDFVVIDTPPVLVVTDASILARLADATILIIRYGAAQKEVVRRSIDLLERTGAHLLGIAVNAVNFSAPEYADYYDGKYYDYYGERDPE